From a single Daphnia magna isolate NIES unplaced genomic scaffold, ASM2063170v1.1 Dm_contigs359, whole genome shotgun sequence genomic region:
- the LOC123468416 gene encoding uncharacterized protein LOC123468416: protein MVPPISVKKAVAKKSTPKSSATQKHGTGHKSTSPPRNLPVEKSATVIRKTMGISEEDMEGLDCHLITGENEDKSDTSADSSLDHDDNQQRFFSSESEDEDLIPPTPPPPPMKRKRGDQSFKSSSDTKSKRNSSHNKENSSVTPKRNEKSSAKNSDPQILTSLDVNIVD from the exons AACTCCGAAGTCATCTGCAACTCAGAAACATGGCACTGGCCATAAATCTACCTCTCCACCACGTAACTTGCCAGTTGAAAAGTCAGCAACAG TTATTAGGAAGACCATGGGCATCTCAGAAGAAGACATGGAAGGGTTAGATTGCCATTTGATCACTGGGGAAAATGAAGACAAGTCCGATACATCTGCTGACAGCAGCCTTGATCATGATGATAATCAgcaacgatttttttcttcagaatCAGAGGACGAAGATTTGATTCCTCCTACTCCACCTCCGCCTCCAATGAAGAGAAAACGAGGCGATCAGTCTTTCAAATCATCGAGCGACACCAAATCtaag agAAATTCAAGTCACAACAAGGAAAATTCATCTGTCACaccaaaaagaaacgaaaagtcATCAGCAAAGAATTCTGATCCTCAGATTCTTACTTCTTTGGACGTCAACATAGTTGAC